ATATCGAAAGCTTCTGAGTTTTCTGCGGCTATAATATTTTGTATAGCTTCTGCTTGTATGAGGTCGATTTTTCCGTTGAGGAAAGCTCTTTGCGTAAATTCTCCTGGAAGGGCTGCACGAGCTCCAGCGTGAAAAAGGGCTTCTAAAATTTTTGTAGAGGCAAAGTATCCTCCGTGGCATTGAAATTCTACGGTGTCCTCCCCTGTAAAAGATTTTGGGGCGCGCATAACGAGGACCAGACACTTGTCAATAATTTTTCCAGAGGGAGCTAAAGCAGAACCGAGATGTACAGAATGAGAATGGTATTGGGATACTGGACCAGAGAACACTATTTCGGAAATTTCTATAGCTTTTGGGCCGGACACTCTTACTACAGAAATGCTAGCTTCTCCAGGGGCTGTAGCTATGGCTGCAATAGTCTCGTTAAGTAGCATGGCGGAAGTTTTATTGTTTTTGAGCCTAAAAATATTTACGTGACAACCTGCATGGATTAGAGTTGCGACTTAGAGAGAGCAGCGGCAACAGCCCCTGAACACAGTTGCGGGGGATAAGATGCAGATCGAAGTTAATCTAAAGTGTTATTCCCTGAGACATTTTAGCTTACAGCAGCATTATTGGACAACAAGGTGTATTGATGGAGCTTAGGGGTCGATAAAATCTTTTTATTTTCAACAAATTTTATGATCTTGGAAACTAATTGTAATAATAGTTTTGAATATTTTCTGCTTTAAAACTATTATCAGAGATTGGGTTTTTCTAAAGGAAGGTATGGACCAAGGGCACTGTTACGTTGACAGAGAAAGTAAGAAAAGACTGATAGAACCCGTTTACTTTGAAAGAACTATGAATGCGGTTTATGGGTCTAGGATCGGACGCTGGCTTGCTAATGTAGCTTCTTCGTATTTGATTTTCTCTCGCTTTTATGGGTGGTTGCAGAGACTTCCTATAACAAAAAAAAAGATCGTTCCTTTTGTGCGTCGATATGAGGTAAATGCCGAAGAGTGTACTAAAGAGTTATCCGCATATCGATCCTTTGATGATTTTTTCACCAGGAAGTTGCGACCAGAGGCGAGGCCTATAGTCCAAGATGAAAATATTGCTGTGGCTCCTGCTGATGGGCGGTATTTAATATACAAGAACGTGTCCGAATTTGGAGAGTTTGTAGTTAAAAGTAAAAAATTTTCTTTAGAAAATCTTTTGGGAAGAAGAAAAGATTTAGTAGAAGAATATTCTCAAGGAGCGATGGTTATTATCCGTTTGGCTCCTTTCGATTATCACAGGTTCCACTTTCCTTTTGATTGCGTGCCCTCCCAAAGTCAGCTTATCTCAGGGAAATTGCATTCTGTGCACCCTCTAGCTATGCGGGATTACTTTGTTCATTTTTGTGAGAATAAGAGGATGCTGACAGTTTTGGACAGCAAAATGTTTGGCAAGGTGTTGTACTTAGAAATTGGAGCTATGAATGTAGGAAGTATCCATAACACCTTTATTCCAGGCAAACTGTATCGTAAGGGTGAAGAAAAAGGTTTTTTTTCTTTTGGAGGCTCGTCTATTATCCTGCTGTTTCGGCCAAATGTAATTACATTTGACGAGGATCTGGTGTGTAATTCTCGGATGGGCTTGGAAACTTTTTGTAAGGTAGGGCAATCTTTGGGTTTTTACTAAAAGCACGTTTTTTAGAGACATTAAAGATTTTTTTTGTTATCGCAAGAGCAGAGTTTTATCTGGATTGGCAGATTATGTGGATAATGGTGTCGTGGACCTTGGTGGGGGGGCTAGTGCTGGCTTTACTTGCTAAAGCCTATTCCCGCGTCGTTACCTTTCGCAAATACGCTGTCCGAGCAATCAAAGAGATTCGGTTTTGTATCGGAATTAAAGATTGGGGGGTGGCGGAGCAGAAGCTGCTTCCTCTTCTAAAGAAGCGGCGGTTCCGCAGGCAGTACCTTATTGACTATGTTAGAATCCTCCGAGAAACGGGGCGGTTCCGTGAGGTTGATGCGTACTTGGATCAGATTCAGAGGTTTGATGCCAAAGATTTTCGATACTATCTAGAGCTAGGATATAGAGACTATCGTAAAGGTAGTTACAAAACAGCCGCGCAACTTTTTTCAAAGATTCGAAAAGAAAATTTGGAAGAGCAGGACGTTGCTAAGTACGCTTCAGCTCTAGTTCATTTGGGGGAGTTGGATCTCGCCTGTAATTTGATAGAGCCTCTAGTTTCCCCTTTATCTCCTCAAGAAACCTTCATTGCTTTAGGACACATCTATTTTGCCTCTAAACGATACGAGGACGCGGCAGAGTTTTACTCAAGAGCTTATTCTTTGGGGTATTGTTCTTCGGATATTATTTATAAGTTTGCCCAAGCTTCGAGATTGATCTCTGATTATGAAAAAGCCAAGATTCTTTTTAGGTCTCTTTTAAAAGAAGCCTTTTATAGAGATGAGGCCTTGTTCAATATAGGACTCTGTGAGCAAAAAATGGGGAGACAGCAACAGGCTCTTCTCATTTATCAAAGTAGTCCTCTATGGAAAAGGGGTGATGCTTTGTTGATGCGGCATGCGGCAGCAGCAGCAATGGCGGTAAAAAACTATCCACTTTCTGAGAGTTGTTGGAAGTTAGCTCTCAAGTGTCCCACTTATTCTGGTAATCCAGATTGTTGTTTCGATTATGGATTGAGCCTGTGTCGACAAAGAAAGTTTGGCGAAGCAGAGACGATGTTTCTAAAGGCTGTGGCGCTGTTTCCTGAACATTTGGGTGCGCTGAAAGCTTTAGCGTGGTTGTCAGGAATAGGATTAGCAACTTTAGTGGCTCCGGAGGAAGGTCTTGCTTTTGCAAGAAAAGCTGTCGGGGTGACTCGCAATACGGAAACTCTTGAGTTGCTGAGTGCTTGTGAGGCCCGTTCAGGCTGTTTTGATGTGGCTTATGAGATACAAACATTCCTCTCAAATTCTGATTCTTCCCAGGAGTCTCGGCGACGCCGTTCTCAGATTCTGAGAAACCTTCGTAGGAAGCTCCCACTAAATAATCAGCTTATCTCAGAGTTTAGTGAGTTGCTAGCCGCTTGATGTAATTTTTTTTGAGAAAAAATTTCTTTCAAAAGATTTTTTTCAGACAGTAGTGTAGGATGGGCTTTTGGTTTTCCGATTTTTTAAAGGCCCCTTTTAGTCTTTTCTTTTCAAGATTCACAGGGAACTTTTCATCGTCTTATTAAGGAAAATGCGTTATGGT
This is a stretch of genomic DNA from Chlamydiifrater phoenicopteri. It encodes these proteins:
- a CDS encoding phosphatidylserine decarboxylase; this translates as MDQGHCYVDRESKKRLIEPVYFERTMNAVYGSRIGRWLANVASSYLIFSRFYGWLQRLPITKKKIVPFVRRYEVNAEECTKELSAYRSFDDFFTRKLRPEARPIVQDENIAVAPADGRYLIYKNVSEFGEFVVKSKKFSLENLLGRRKDLVEEYSQGAMVIIRLAPFDYHRFHFPFDCVPSQSQLISGKLHSVHPLAMRDYFVHFCENKRMLTVLDSKMFGKVLYLEIGAMNVGSIHNTFIPGKLYRKGEEKGFFSFGGSSIILLFRPNVITFDEDLVCNSRMGLETFCKVGQSLGFY
- a CDS encoding tetratricopeptide repeat protein, whose translation is MWIMVSWTLVGGLVLALLAKAYSRVVTFRKYAVRAIKEIRFCIGIKDWGVAEQKLLPLLKKRRFRRQYLIDYVRILRETGRFREVDAYLDQIQRFDAKDFRYYLELGYRDYRKGSYKTAAQLFSKIRKENLEEQDVAKYASALVHLGELDLACNLIEPLVSPLSPQETFIALGHIYFASKRYEDAAEFYSRAYSLGYCSSDIIYKFAQASRLISDYEKAKILFRSLLKEAFYRDEALFNIGLCEQKMGRQQQALLIYQSSPLWKRGDALLMRHAAAAAMAVKNYPLSESCWKLALKCPTYSGNPDCCFDYGLSLCRQRKFGEAETMFLKAVALFPEHLGALKALAWLSGIGLATLVAPEEGLAFARKAVGVTRNTETLELLSACEARSGCFDVAYEIQTFLSNSDSSQESRRRRSQILRNLRRKLPLNNQLISEFSELLAA